The following are from one region of the Acipenser ruthenus chromosome 19, fAciRut3.2 maternal haplotype, whole genome shotgun sequence genome:
- the LOC117425930 gene encoding sal-like protein 1 — protein MNDTVNNSDQIDCSDLSEQNTLDKEESMDMDVSGINSSSNNSCTINNSITSSTSPTVGSSAVSTSLPQLGKLTELGNFSMFNSNVIIENLQSTKVAVAQFSQETRPKGSNRLAVPALMEQLLALQQQQIHQLQLIEQIRHQILLLASQNAEMPVPSSSSQGTLGTPANPLTALSSHLSQQLAAAAGLAQSIASQSASISSLKKLTAAQLPQSNPVNSMVPPGIGSSPSVNVLATAANAPPSDKLSAHAGNLNPQLSNPSISKTSSPAFGIGSLLSPASNPLLPQPVSSNPLFSNPLPSMGTAVHDDLNSLSALAQQRKGKLPNVTSFEPKSSSEEAFFKHKCRFCAKVFGSDSALQIHLRSHTGERPYKCNICGNRFSTRGNLKVHFQRHLEKYPHIQMNPYPVPEHLDNLPTSTGIPYGMSMPPEKPVTSWLDTKPVMPTLTTSVGLLLPPTMPSLPAFIKKEENHVLPVTSPPSPVKSDLGAAEPQSTKSNDSMLEEGEGGALPTSNGKIEEINQPSNSPTYMSYSSAQESAADQGSNCSPPFTSNPLMPLMSEQFKAKFPFGGLLDATQASETSKLQQLVENIDKKVNDPNECVVCHRVLSCHSALKMHYRTHTGERPFKCKVCGRAFTTKGNLKTHYSVHRAMPPLRVQHSCPICQKKFTNAVVLQQHIRMHMGGQIPNTPLPDNYPESMESDTGSFDDRNFDDLENFSDENMEACPDSSIPDTPKSADACPDSLCCSPVPPEMSGIAALEKQMKMINAGLVEQLQAGKLKPVENGSVEGDHMTNDSSSLGGDIESQSVGSPAISESTSSVQALSPTNSFTTHHKSPGFEEKQLRALSTDHASAVTLSPTNSGVLDLTSCNLLKDPLGLLFPFRDRGTFKNTACDICGKTFACQSALDIHYRSHTKERPFICTACNRGFSTRGNLKQHMLTHQMRDLPSQLFEPSNPNIGPSQSPCGLPACSLIIKSEVVNGFQHCSPQHSSSGPLPVSATSPVLPPAPPRRTPKQHYCNTCGKTFSSSSALQIHERTHTGEKPFACTICGRAFTTKGNLKVHMGTHMWNSVPARRGRRLSVDGPMAFLGGSHVKLPEIFKKDLASGTGNGDPTSFWNQYAAAFSNGLAMKTNEISVIQNGGIPSIPGSIGNGGRSPISGLTGSLEKLPNTEPNAPLAGLERMANAENGTHYRFTRFIEDNKEIVTN, from the exons ATGAATGACACAGTTAATAACTCTGATCAAATAGACTGCAGTGACCTTTCGGAGCAGAACACACTGGACAAAGAAGAATCCATGGACATGGACGTTTCCGGAattaacagcagcagcaacaattCCTGCACCATCAACAATAGTATTACAAGCAGTACTAGCCCTACGGTGGGATCCTCAGCCGTCTCAACATCTCTACCTCAACTAGGTAAACTGACTGAGCTGGGCAATTTCTCAATGTTTAACAGCAATGTAATAATCGAAAACCTGCAAAGCACCAAGGTGGCGGTGGCCCAATTTTCCCAAGAAACCCGCCCTAAAGGCAGCAACAGGCTTGCTGTCCCTGCCCTGATGGAGCAGCTCCtagctctgcagcagcagcagatccacCAGTTGCAGCTCATTGAGCAAATCCGTCACCAGATATTATTGTTGGCATCTCAGAACGCAGAAATGCCAGTACCCTCCAGCTCTTCTCAAGGTACATTAGGGACGCCTGCCAACCCATTGACAGCACTCAGTTCACATCTCTCCCagcagctggctgcagctgccgGATTAGCACAGAGCATTGCTAGTCAGTCTGCCAGCATTAGCAGTTTGAAGAAACTGACTGCAGCACAGCTACCTCAGAGCAACCCTGTCAACAGCATGGTGCCCCCAGGCATTGGATCATCTCCCAGCGTTAACGTCTTGGCAACAGCAGCTAACGCCCCTCCCTCCGACAAACTATCTGCACACGCTGGCAATCTGAACCCACAGCTCAGCAACCCGTCAATATCGAAAACCTCCTCACCAGCCTTCGGAATAGGCAGCTTGTTAAGCCCTGCATCCAATCCACTTCTACCTCAGCCCGTTTCCAGTAACCCTTTGTTCTCCAACCCCCTGCCCAGCATGGGCACGGCGGTGCATGATGATCTGAACTCCTTATCTGCCCTGGCCCAGCAAAGGAAAGGCAAGCTACCCAACGTGACCTCCTTCGAGCCCAAAAGCAGCTCGGAAGAGGCCTTCTTCAAACACAAGTGTAGGTTTTGCGCCAAGGTGTTTGGGAGCGATAGTGCCTTGCAGATACACCTGCGATCTCATACTGGAGAGAGACCGTACAAATGCAACATCTGTGGGAATCGCTTCTCTACCAGAGGAAACCTGAAGGTTCACTTCCAGCGACATTTAGAGAAGTACCCCCACATTCAAATGAACCCCTATCCTGTGCCAGAACATTTGGACAATCTTCCTACCAGCACAGGCATCCCCTATGGAATGTCCATGCCCCCGGAGAAGCCAGTCACCAGCTGGCTGGACACTAAGCCAGTTATGCCCACCTTGACCACGTCTGTTGGCCTCTTGCTCCCCCCAACAATGCCCAGCTTGCCAGCCTTTATCAAAAAGGAGGAGAATCACGTGCTTCCTGTGACCAGCCCTCCCAGTCCTGTTAAAAGTGACTTAGGTGCAGCAGAACCACAGTCAACGAAAAGCAATGACAGCATGTTGGAAGAAGGTGAAGGTGGTGCCCTGCCTACCTCAAATGGGAAAATAGAAGAGATCAATCAACCCTCTAACTCCCCTACCTACATGAGCTACAGCTCTGCCCAGGAGAGTGCTGCCGACCAAGGCTCAAACTGCAGCCCACCTTTTACCAGTAACCCACTGATGCCACTCATGTCCGAGCAGTTCAAAGCAAAGTTTCCATTTGGAGGTCTCTTAGATGCCACGCAAGCATCCGAAACATCCAAGCTCCAGCAGCTTGTGGAGAACATTGACAAAAAGGTGAACGATCCAAATGAGTGTGTCGTCTGCCATAGAGTGCTCAGCTGTCATAGTGCTCTTAAAATGCACTACCGCACACATACTGGAGAGAGACCTTTTAAGTGTAAAGTGTGTGGCCGGGCGTTCACTACAAAAGGGAACCTGAAAACCCACTACAGCGTTCATCGTGCCATGCCTCCATTAAGGGTCCAACACTCTTGCCCAATCTGCCAGAAGAAGTTCACCAATGCAGTTGTCCTACAGCAGCATATCAGGATGCACATGGGGGGTCAGATTCCCAACACTCCCCTCCCAGACAACTATCCCGAGTCCATGGAGTCTGACACAGGGTCCTTTGACGACAGGAATTTCGATGACTTGGAGAACTTCTCGGATGAAAATATGGAAGCCTGTCCTGACAGCAGCATACCAGATACTCCAAAGTCTGCTGACGCCTGTCCAGACAGTCTGTGTTGTTCCCCTGTGCCCCCGGAAATGTCTGGGATAGCTGCTTTGGAAAAGCAGATGAAAATGATCAATGCCGGGCTTGTGGAGCAGCTTCAGGCCGGCAAGTTAAAGCCGGTTGAAAACGGATCGGTTGAGGGTGACCACATGACCAACGACTCGTCATCCCTCGGAGGGGACATTGAGAGCCAAAGTGTTGGGAGCCCTGCCATCTCAGAATCTACCTCTTCCGTGCAGGCGCTGTCCCCTACTAACAGTTTCACGACCCACCACAAATCCCCCGGCTTTGAAGAAAAGCAGCTGAGAGCTTTATCAACCGATCATGCAAGCGCTGTCACCCTGTCCCCCACCAACAGCGGGGTCTTGGACCTGACTTCCTGCAACCTGCTGAAAGACCCTCTGGGCCTGCTCTTCCCTTTCCGGGACCGTGGCACGTTCAAGAACACGGCGTGCGATATCTGTGGCAAAACGTTTGCTTGTCAGAGTGCCTTGGATATTCATTACCGGAGCCATACCAAAGAACGACCGTTTATTTGCACAGCCTGTAACCGGGGGTTTTCCACCAGGGGCAATTTGAAGCAGCACATGCTGACACATCAGATGCGAGACCTTCCCTCTCAGTTGTTTGAGCCCTCCAACCCCAATATCGGTCCCTCTCAGAGCCCTTGTGGCCTGCCTGCCTGTTCTTTAATCATCAAGAGTGAGGTTGTCAATGGTTTCCAGCACTGCTCCCCCCAGCACTCTTCATCGGGTCCTCTGCCGGTCTCTGCCACGTCCCCGGTCTTACCTCCTGCCCCTCCTCGAAGGACACCCAAGCAGCATTACTGCAACACCTGTGGGAAGACCTTCTCATCCTCCAGCGCTTTGCAGATCCACGAGAGAACGCATACCGGTGAGAAACCCTTTGCGTGTACCATCTGTGGAAGAGCTTTCACAACCAAAGGCAACCTCAAG GTTCACATGGGGACTCACATGTGGAACAGCGTCCCTGCCAGGCGCGGTCGCAGGCTCTCAGTGGATGGGCCCATGGCATTCCTAGGAGGCAGCCATGTCAAATTGCCAGAAATATTCAAAAAGGATTTGGCTTCCGGGACGGGAAACGGAGACCCCACCAGCTTCTGGAATCAGTACGCCGCAGCCTTTTCAAACGGCTTGGCCATGAAGACCAACGAGATCTCTGTGATTCAGAACGGTGGCATCCCTTCCATACCTGGGAGCATCGGCAATGGTGGCAGGTCTCCCATCAGCGGCTTGACAGGGAGCTTAGAGAAGCTTCCAAACACGGAACCCAACGCACCTCTAGCTGGTCTGGAGAGAATGGCAAACGCGGAAAACGGGACCCATTACCGATTCACTCGCTTCATAGAAGACAATAAAGAAATTGTGACAAACTAG